A segment of the Gossypium hirsutum isolate 1008001.06 chromosome D10, Gossypium_hirsutum_v2.1, whole genome shotgun sequence genome:
tgcagttgggagtttgatgtatgcgatggtgtgtatgaggcctgacatttcacaagctgttggagttgtgagcaggtatatgcatgatcctggaaaaggacattggcaagctgtgaaatggattctacggtatcttcaaaaaaccgtagatgttggtttaatttttgaacaggatgaagcacttggtcagtttgtagttggatatgttgattccgactttgctggtgatttagataaacgtcgttcaactacggggtatctgtttactcttgcgaaagccccagtgagttggaagtctaccttacagtctacagtagctgtgtctactacagaggcagaatatatggcagttacagaagctgttaaggaggctatttggcttaatggattattgaaagacttgggagttgttcaaagtcacattagtctatattgtgatagtcagagcgctattcatttagcgaaaaatcaagtctatcattcaagaaccaagcatatcgacgtaagatatcactttgtgcgggaagtctttgaaaaaggaaaaattctacttgagaagattccgacaacagataatcccgcagatatgatgaccaaggtggtaacaacaatcaagtttaatcattgtttgaacttgattaacatcctgagaatttgagcacctttaggtgtatggcgctcgagagcgcatttggaggcactacaaaagatagctttatcgaatttggggagttgaaggaagtgtgtgaagatgtgattatcctaatcaaatcttcaaggtggagattgttgataagttaaattaaaaaggggttgaaaagtcaaaaatggtgggaggtgcaattggcaccgaaagaaaaaaaatagttggcaagttgtttaaagttgaaagggataattacaattttggtccctaatttttaggccatttgcaagttagtccctgaacctcaactataaataggcctaaccatttctcatttcaaccatcccaaccaatctttctctcttagttttctctcttctcccatttgagaattctcaaggaattctatttgtttgtaatattgtgaagatagtaaagttatcatctggtgttagtgcccgaggacgtaggtataatttaccgaacctcgttaaaactcttgtgttctttcttgtcctatttttctttcaatatttgagggtataatagtagtatttaattgtgctattaaattactatagaagggatattctgactaaggaaagacttggtatttaagagatccatgtgatccacctctcttccctgggaattgaactttgtgtgattttttagtacaataatttacacgcttccgaccctattggaacaacagaaATGGTTAGTCATATAAGTGACTTCGGCTTAGCAAAAATCCTTTCTACGGACAGACTGAATTATTCTGCTAATAAATCAAGCTCCCTTGGATTAAGAGGAACTATTGGTTATGCTCCTCCAGGTATGTTCACTttagtattttcttccataatttAAAAGCAAATCACATAGTTTAATATCAATTTTTCATGCTCTCTGCAATTATTTCTATatgtaattttgataaagtaattGTAGAATATGGCATGGGAAGCGAGTTGTCAACAAAAGGTGACGTGTATAGCTATGGCATCCTACTGCTTGAGATGTTTACAGGAAAAAGGCCAATCGATGAAAGGTTCAGAGAAGGTTTAAGTCTCCACAACTTTGTTAAGGCAGCACTGCCTGAACGAATAATCGAGATTACAGATcctaatcttgttcaagaaagaGTGAGACGAGGAACTCCCAATGTAAACAACTTTGGAAATGATTGGTATCTTCAGTGCTTGAATTCACTATTCGAAATAGGGCTCGCTTGTTCTGCTGAATCACCCAATGAGCGGATTGACATGAGTGATGTTGCTACCAAGCTTTGTTCTATTAAAGACAAACTTCATTCAACTAGATTACCTCGTGAGGTTCGAACTTAAATAAATTGCTTGGTCGAAAGGTAAGATAACTTCTTATCTTAGTAAAATATTGAATCATTCCATAACTTAAGTTATATTTCCACTACTTTTGGAGTTAAGTGTTATGCTAAGATGATATGAAGAAGTAAAACAGATTACTCTATTTTCAACAGGCAGGTATCTAAGGTGTCGAATAAATATGCAATATTTATAGCTTTCCACCAATAATTTCTCAGTGTACTTTGTATTAATGCTTTGTTTTTCTCTGTGCTTCTTAAACTATTGGATCCTCATCAAATAAGAATTTGAGATAATGCCAATATGCtttgattttatttatgttaCTCGGATTTGGAAGAATGTATTCAAATGTTTGACATGGAATATTATACTTGATTTTACATCTAAGTGTGGTCAGAAATCACTGAAATTTAAGACTCTTTGTTTTTGTATCCATATTAAATGATAAAGACTTCCTTTCTATTGGATTGAAGGGAGACTTATAAAATGTCTCTACATGATTTATTAATAGAAGCTTCTATTTATAAAATGTCGAGGAACTACTTATACTGCACTTTGTTTCTTGTTGATCAACAGAACACTTTGAAATACGTATAGAAATTGATTCAGGTTGATGGAGTTATTGAAAAGGCATTCGAAACTTTCCAGCTCTTTTTTCTTTGTTTACGTTGTAGTTATAATTCTTCTCTCATGCTTCAACTCCCACTGTCTTAACTTGCTTGGTTTAGCAGACCCTGTAGTTAGAGGAAATGCCACTGTAAACAAGCTTTACTCAAGTTCAAAGCCAAGATaacaaaataattagaatttcTATTTATTAGTGACAATAATTTTGAAGGGGTATCAGCAATTTTTCCAACACCCTTTTACGAAATAATGGGAAGAATCCCAGATGGGATTGGTAATCTCGTCAATTTGGAGGTATTATTTGCATCAGAAATTTACCggtcaaattaatttttttctccgGGACTATTCCGAAATTTATCGGCATTAACAAAAGTTGGTTTAGATTTTAACTATCTCCAGGGCAGCATTCCTTCAAGGTTTCATCAAATAGATGTCGACAATACTTCTCTTCAAGATTTTTTTATGAACAAGTCTTTACGAGACGACCATCAAAATTTTAAGGACTCAGTCAATCCAAATCATGTATGCAATttatgttggaacattttcaaatattatgAAAAACCAGGCAAAGTAACAGTTCAATTCACTCACAAATAATGCCTAAAATCGAGTGTAAACATAGGCAACGAGAATACTTTGACAAAGTAACAGTTCACAACTCTCTACCCAACAAAAACAAGTCCCAATTAATCAGAAAAGATCACCTTGAAAATAGCCACCCATCACGTATTGGGAAGGAGAAAAATTACCACCTTCAACTTACGTGTAATATCACATTTTtatgtaatattaaatttattaacgtaaaagataaaaacacttaaataataattatataatattattaaatatttatttacttgCCATTAATTCTTTAAATTTAAGGACAAAATCTAGTTAATTAATAATAACCAACATTATCAGATGAAGTTGGAGATGTTACAAATTGGTAGAGTATGAGAGTGATCTTTAATTCATGTAAATAATAGTTGTAATGGGGTTGAATTGAAGCAGCCCAAATTTGTTTCCTCCAACATATTCAGTAGTTGGAATTATGTAGTTTCTTTCACAATAATTATGATGATAATGACAATGGGAAAttaccaatttaattttattacattcaAAAGAGATGTTACAGCAtagattgaaattataatttttctcatttttagctATTAAATAATAGTTAAGTATTTTAAAAGTCTGTTTTAAATTGTCAAGCTCAAATATTTGTCTATTGAAGTCTGATTATGAGTTGGTAAAATGATgaataataatactcaattttGGGGTTATTTCTAAAGGAcccaataaatttttaattagaattAGAGGATATTTTTTAATTGATCGTTTTATCACATCATGATATTTTACATCGTTGAAAGAGCccatgtaaaaataataaaatgatgacAAAATTATCAAAGATTGAGATTCCTTATTTCTGTCCAAGAGCGTATGAATAGTTTCGAGATTTTGGCTAAATGATTGTTAAATTCTTGCATAAGAACCAAACAGATTTTTATTGGTACGATCTCAACTATTATCAGAAACCAATCATTAACCCATGGATCATTTATTTTtctgataaaaaaaatatgaggTTTCATTAAGTCAGTTCTTAAGAAATCTCGAATCAGACCATTAGTCCTTACTTCAACAAAGGAAGCACATGCCTATTCACCAGGAGAACTTTTGTTGTCTTGGTCTTGGTCCCAACTCAACACTACACAAGTCCAACTGTTTCTGAGCAATTTTTGGATGTCAAATGGACATCCTCATATGGTAATTTTAATGTGGCCGATTTTCTCTCCTTTACAATCAGTTTTGCAACAACACCCGCTGCTCTACTTGATTGTTCACCCTGTCCAAGTGTGCTTTCTATATTATGTATAATTGTGTCTAAGGGCATATCAATTGAAGTAGATTCTTTTTTTTCATCCATCAATTAAAACTCTTTCCTAAACTGTACAAACTTCTTCCAAAGTATATGGATTTATGGATGGAGATCTTTCTTGTTAAAAAATAAGAAAGAGTAGAAAAGAATCAATTAAAAACATTACGCATGTTTTTTAAATCAAGGCAAATCATAGTTGGTTTGGCTCAGTCAGTAGAGCGGGCATGAATTTTAACATGCGGACGTGGATTCGAAACTCAtggttaacttttttttattcttttattcttattTGACTTACCAATCTCCCTAatcaattttaacttttttctcATCTATAAAATCCAACTAAAACTCTAT
Coding sequences within it:
- the LOC121222128 gene encoding probable LRR receptor-like serine/threonine-protein kinase At3g47570 is translated as MVSHISDFGLAKILSTDRLNYSANKSSSLGLRGTIGYAPPEYGMGSELSTKGDVYSYGILLLEMFTGKRPIDERFREGLSLHNFVKAALPERIIEITDPNLVQERVRRGTPNVNNFGNDWYLQCLNSLFEIGLACSAESPNERIDMSDVATKLCSIKDKLHSTRLPREVRT